A genomic region of Enterococcus sp. 12C11_DIV0727 contains the following coding sequences:
- a CDS encoding DUF58 domain-containing protein → MKRYLINNLIRAIGIALFYTAVFLYAIIFNNPTGWLLFFFLLFLLLLDILTLLPSLKKIKVESIEKTIYRVDQSSNIQVELFRYRPTLLPIPTLMIFLSEDSATNNHYLGLYSGQRKDLTFEWRPSQRGIFQELSFVLVSTDLFRLFSKQYVVKATGPFVVMPTLQIDVAEQLYHQLVSSMVNFTTPFGNQTFSIRSFRNYQVGDPFNLVDWKLSGKRNELIVKEYEQEAETETYFVFYGLAHEKFEELVSIYYSFIHFVEHKLSFQQTILADIPDAALKEFTMATVAPLSQECALPSYSNKKLVIFTPCKTPQLAEQLNHLAKTNELCLMTFEEGVLAFLRKDQVSSLHKGGPIFEK, encoded by the coding sequence ATGAAACGATATTTGATCAATAATCTTATCCGAGCTATCGGTATCGCTCTTTTTTACACTGCTGTTTTTCTATATGCAATTATTTTTAACAATCCAACTGGTTGGTTACTGTTTTTCTTTTTGCTATTTTTATTGTTGCTAGATATTTTGACTTTGCTGCCTTCTCTAAAAAAAATTAAGGTTGAATCAATAGAAAAAACGATTTACAGAGTCGATCAATCAAGTAACATTCAAGTAGAACTCTTTCGCTATCGTCCAACACTGTTGCCAATTCCAACACTCATGATTTTTTTAAGCGAAGATAGCGCAACAAACAACCACTATTTAGGTCTATATTCAGGACAGCGAAAAGATCTGACTTTTGAGTGGCGCCCTTCCCAAAGAGGCATTTTTCAAGAGCTTTCATTTGTCCTTGTCAGTACTGACTTATTTCGACTATTCTCTAAACAATATGTGGTCAAGGCGACAGGTCCATTTGTGGTCATGCCTACGTTGCAGATAGATGTAGCAGAACAACTTTATCACCAACTAGTGAGCTCAATGGTAAATTTTACTACCCCTTTTGGGAATCAAACTTTTTCGATTCGAAGTTTCCGCAACTATCAAGTAGGAGATCCGTTCAATTTAGTTGATTGGAAACTATCTGGAAAAAGAAATGAATTGATCGTGAAAGAATACGAACAAGAAGCCGAAACAGAAACTTATTTTGTATTTTATGGTTTGGCTCATGAAAAATTTGAAGAACTTGTTTCTATCTATTATTCATTTATTCACTTCGTTGAGCATAAACTATCGTTTCAACAAACGATTCTAGCTGATATTCCTGATGCTGCACTAAAAGAATTTACCATGGCCACCGTAGCTCCTTTGTCACAGGAGTGTGCTCTACCTTCTTATTCAAATAAAAAATTAGTGATTTTTACGCCTTGTAAGACACCTCAGTTAGCTGAACAATTAAATCATTTAGCGAAGACAAATGAGCTCTGTTTAATGACGTTCGAGGAAGGGGTTCTCGCTTTTCTTCGGAAAGATCAAGTAAGCTCGCTCCATAAAGGAGGTC
- a CDS encoding AAA family ATPase, whose product MLESAHTQITSLIDEMEKVILGKREILQLTVTAFLAGGHVLLEDIPGVGKTMMVKTLAKATHGKFNRIQFTPDLLPSDILGVSIYNTAEHRFEFHQGPVFTTVLLADEINRTTPRTQAALLEAMSEKHVTIDNHTYPLDEHFFVLATQNPLDYEGTYPLPEAQLDRFLFKLQIGYPEFTDELNLILNQTGHELNRVRQILNASEISQLKRIVDDIYVDPVVARYALQLVHVTRNHDGIALGISPRGSVSFIQAAKAFALTEGRNYVTPSDLQQILPATFGHRLLLKSGEPATPKQLEAIFEQLLKQVPVPVRK is encoded by the coding sequence ATGCTTGAATCCGCACACACACAAATCACATCATTGATCGATGAAATGGAAAAAGTTATTTTAGGAAAACGTGAGATCTTACAATTAACTGTGACCGCTTTCTTAGCTGGCGGTCATGTTTTACTTGAGGACATACCCGGTGTTGGTAAAACGATGATGGTCAAGACTTTAGCAAAAGCTACACATGGTAAATTTAATCGAATTCAATTTACCCCTGATTTACTGCCTAGTGATATTTTAGGTGTTTCTATTTACAATACAGCTGAACACCGATTTGAATTTCATCAAGGGCCAGTCTTTACAACCGTTCTATTAGCGGATGAAATCAATCGAACAACGCCTAGAACTCAAGCAGCTTTGTTGGAAGCTATGTCTGAAAAACATGTAACGATCGATAATCACACGTATCCATTAGATGAGCACTTCTTTGTCTTAGCAACTCAAAACCCGTTAGATTATGAAGGAACTTATCCTTTACCAGAAGCTCAGCTAGATCGCTTTTTATTTAAACTACAGATTGGCTATCCTGAATTTACAGATGAACTTAATTTAATTTTGAATCAAACTGGGCATGAGCTAAATCGAGTACGACAAATCTTGAATGCTTCTGAAATCAGTCAGTTAAAAAGGATTGTTGACGATATCTATGTAGATCCTGTAGTTGCTAGATATGCTTTGCAATTAGTTCATGTTACTCGAAATCATGACGGAATAGCTCTCGGAATCAGTCCACGCGGATCCGTTTCATTTATACAAGCAGCTAAGGCATTTGCGTTAACCGAAGGAAGAAATTACGTTACGCCTAGTGATTTACAACAAATTTTACCTGCAACTTTTGGTCATCGCTTGCTATTAAAAAGTGGAGAACCAGCCACACCAAAACAATTAGAAGCTATTTTTGAGCAGTTACTTAAACAAGTACCCGTTCCAGTTAGGAAATAG
- a CDS encoding zinc-binding alcohol dehydrogenase family protein, whose protein sequence is MDKKTQMKAVGFFEGFPITNEASFIDKDKPIPIPAGQDILVNVKAISVNPVDIKLRQTTKKQTTLNVLGFDGVGEVVAVGKDVKKFSIGDRVYYAGTTKRAGSNQEFQLVHEAIAALAPSNLNDEEAASLPLTSLTAYELLVEKFGLIPKKQANQGKTILVINGAGGVGSILTQLAAWAGLTVYATASPRNFDRLKRNGVTYPLDYHENLKQSLAELAVQQVDYVAVLFDISSYFATVAEVIKPFGHVGTIVGVEEPLDISLLKNKSVSFDWEYMFAKTDYQDRIETQGQILALIAQLIEAGEIMATVGKVYSNGINAANLKKATADVETGHMNGKVVISGRFNGEPN, encoded by the coding sequence ATGGATAAAAAAACTCAAATGAAAGCAGTCGGTTTTTTTGAAGGATTCCCTATTACGAATGAGGCAAGCTTTATTGATAAAGACAAACCGATTCCGATCCCAGCAGGCCAAGACATTCTGGTCAATGTTAAGGCTATCTCTGTTAACCCTGTCGATATAAAGCTAAGACAAACAACAAAGAAACAAACGACTTTAAATGTTTTAGGTTTTGATGGGGTCGGCGAAGTTGTCGCTGTGGGTAAGGATGTCAAAAAATTCTCTATAGGTGATCGTGTGTATTATGCAGGGACAACGAAACGAGCTGGTAGTAATCAAGAATTTCAATTAGTACATGAAGCAATTGCGGCATTAGCTCCTAGCAATTTAAACGATGAAGAAGCGGCATCGCTCCCCCTTACTTCTTTGACAGCCTATGAATTATTAGTTGAAAAATTCGGCTTGATTCCAAAAAAACAGGCTAATCAGGGCAAAACGATTTTAGTCATCAACGGAGCAGGTGGTGTGGGTTCGATATTGACGCAATTGGCTGCTTGGGCTGGTCTGACGGTTTACGCTACGGCTAGTCCTAGAAATTTTGATAGGTTAAAGAGAAATGGCGTAACGTATCCTCTTGACTATCACGAAAATTTAAAACAGAGTTTAGCAGAATTGGCGGTTCAGCAGGTGGATTATGTAGCGGTTTTATTTGATATCAGTTCGTACTTTGCCACAGTAGCTGAAGTGATCAAACCTTTCGGGCATGTTGGAACGATCGTAGGTGTGGAAGAGCCTTTAGACATAAGTCTTTTGAAAAACAAGTCAGTTAGTTTTGATTGGGAATATATGTTTGCTAAAACAGATTATCAGGATCGAATTGAAACACAAGGTCAAATACTAGCCCTGATAGCGCAACTGATAGAAGCAGGGGAAATTATGGCGACTGTAGGTAAAGTCTATTCAAATGGGATCAATGCCGCCAATTTGAAAAAAGCTACTGCAGATGTGGAAACAGGGCATATGAATGGGAAGGTCGTAATCAGCGGACGGTTTAACGGGGAACCTAACTAA
- a CDS encoding MucBP domain-containing protein, with protein MKNRTITPLHKKRSVRTVMVLALLSPTLLTTSHVFAEDSPAETEQTTPAVSQESAETKEATLESATTVESSSTEAIPATTIPVENETTMSTTESTTENEAVPTSIAPRADTIEVADPVLKQAIISSVGLPAGSELTQADMDRLTNLNLSSTLITSLSGLEHATNLSSIYMNVNNSITDFSPLEQLSLLTYVTLQTKSLTSANFPDLSKNTGLTNLSIAATSIDNDVLPKIAQLTSLTRIYMDTNMNITSIAPFKALPNLTSLSVQFCGITDFTVINEFPVLNNLAAFGQNTGRTDLPTTLGRSALDYDFDQETLFLPFSMMPNRMTNFDGYVPPFTTSNSASNTYLDFNGTQLPANRLQITDLGITVSGVTEDEFKNLASFEYNARLNNPAGTYAQPDGFTFYAISSGTYLHQFTILDDGQPVTIHYQDEAGKELLTSETRSGLVGQTFEITAPEITGYELTELPANASGSFTDQEQTVTFVYKKTSEPIIEGTVTAYYVDTTGTELKKIEQTEAVGTPFTTEQLAFNGYTFKEVTGNQTGLFTKEAQTVTYVYTKDKDTTEPTTSTDSSESSESTETTTSNTDNSETNDSANQVPNTANGNTPSPKASAKANTAAKKNLPATGEQSSYAWLFLGLLVIGFVNYQYVLKKVKQKK; from the coding sequence ATGAAAAACAGAACTATTACACCACTACATAAGAAAAGATCCGTCCGCACAGTTATGGTCCTAGCTCTTTTATCACCGACTTTGCTCACCACTTCTCATGTTTTCGCTGAAGATAGTCCCGCTGAAACTGAGCAAACCACGCCTGCAGTATCACAAGAAAGCGCTGAAACAAAAGAAGCAACACTTGAGTCTGCTACTACTGTTGAAAGTTCTAGCACAGAAGCAATCCCGGCAACAACAATTCCTGTGGAAAATGAAACAACGATGTCAACGACAGAATCTACCACAGAAAACGAAGCTGTACCAACATCGATCGCACCTAGAGCAGATACTATTGAAGTCGCTGATCCTGTTTTAAAACAAGCAATCATTTCGTCAGTAGGTCTTCCTGCTGGCAGTGAACTGACACAAGCAGACATGGATCGTTTAACGAACCTTAATCTTAGTTCAACTCTAATCACTAGTCTTTCTGGATTAGAACACGCAACCAATTTAAGCTCTATTTACATGAATGTTAATAATAGCATAACCGACTTCAGTCCATTAGAACAGCTATCTTTGTTAACTTATGTTACGCTTCAAACCAAAAGTTTAACTAGCGCTAATTTCCCTGATCTAAGTAAAAATACCGGGTTGACCAATCTTAGTATAGCCGCTACAAGTATTGACAATGATGTCTTGCCTAAGATTGCTCAGTTAACCTCACTAACACGTATTTACATGGACACAAATATGAACATCACGTCTATTGCCCCTTTTAAAGCACTGCCTAATCTGACATCACTTTCTGTTCAGTTTTGTGGCATCACGGATTTTACTGTAATCAATGAATTCCCTGTGCTTAATAATTTGGCAGCATTCGGACAAAATACAGGTCGTACCGATCTGCCAACTACACTTGGCCGTTCTGCTTTAGACTATGACTTTGATCAAGAAACTTTATTTTTACCATTTTCAATGATGCCAAACCGAATGACGAACTTCGATGGTTATGTTCCACCGTTTACAACATCAAATTCTGCTAGTAATACGTACCTTGATTTCAACGGTACACAATTACCTGCAAATCGTCTCCAGATCACTGATTTAGGTATTACAGTTTCTGGGGTGACAGAAGATGAGTTTAAAAACCTTGCAAGTTTTGAATACAATGCACGGCTAAATAATCCAGCTGGAACTTATGCACAACCGGATGGTTTCACTTTCTATGCTATTTCATCAGGAACTTATTTACACCAATTCACTATTCTTGATGACGGCCAACCAGTTACCATTCATTATCAAGATGAAGCTGGAAAAGAGTTGTTAACTAGCGAAACGCGTTCTGGTTTAGTTGGGCAAACATTTGAGATCACAGCTCCAGAAATTACTGGTTATGAGTTAACAGAATTACCTGCCAATGCATCAGGTAGTTTCACTGATCAAGAACAAACAGTGACCTTTGTTTACAAAAAAACTTCTGAACCAATCATTGAAGGAACCGTGACTGCTTATTATGTTGACACAACGGGTACCGAGCTGAAAAAAATCGAGCAGACCGAAGCAGTTGGAACTCCATTTACAACAGAACAGCTAGCCTTCAATGGCTACACATTTAAAGAAGTAACAGGCAACCAAACAGGTCTATTTACGAAAGAAGCTCAGACAGTAACGTATGTTTATACGAAAGATAAAGATACAACAGAGCCAACTACATCGACTGATTCTTCTGAATCAAGTGAATCGACTGAAACAACTACGTCAAATACTGACAATAGTGAAACAAACGATTCCGCTAACCAGGTTCCAAATACTGCTAACGGAAACACGCCTTCACCAAAAGCAAGTGCAAAAGCGAATACAGCGGCTAAAAAGAATTTACCTGCTACAGGTGAACAATCAAGTTACGCTTGGTTATTCCTTGGTTTACTTGTCATTGGCTTCGTCAACTATCAATATGTTTTAAAAAAGGTAAAACAAAAAAAATAA
- the queG gene encoding tRNA epoxyqueuosine(34) reductase QueG — translation MSLKQKIIAESKRLGIDKIGFASAEPFYELEESLKEQRELGFNSGFEHQVIEERIYPEKTFEKPKTIISIALAYPTKIEGKVPRDEKRGMFARASWGIDYHDVLRDRLAKLIDFIQSQAESLEETKAWRFAPQVDTGELVDVAVAQRAGLGFIGRNGLLITEEFGSFVYLGEIVTNIDFEVDKPVAFGCGDCTRCVTACPTQALLGNGSMNAKKCLSYQTQTKEMMPEEYRKKMHNVIYGCDICQLVCPYNRGKDFHFHKEMEPEVDTVYPKLKPMLSISNKEFKETFGHLSGSWRGKKPLQRNALIALANLGDRSALPEIYRCATEDVRPVIRGTAIWAIGKLGNKEAEKWLGVLNELLEVEPEEEVLVEIRNAIKRLES, via the coding sequence ATGTCATTAAAACAAAAAATCATAGCAGAAAGTAAGCGGCTAGGGATCGATAAGATTGGATTTGCCTCAGCGGAACCTTTCTATGAACTAGAAGAGTCATTAAAAGAACAAAGGGAACTTGGCTTTAATTCAGGCTTTGAACATCAAGTGATTGAAGAGCGAATTTATCCTGAAAAAACATTTGAGAAACCAAAAACAATTATTTCGATTGCGTTAGCTTATCCTACTAAAATAGAAGGAAAAGTACCAAGAGATGAAAAAAGAGGCATGTTTGCCCGAGCATCATGGGGGATTGATTATCATGATGTGTTGCGAGATCGGTTAGCGAAATTGATAGATTTTATTCAATCACAAGCCGAAAGTCTTGAAGAAACTAAGGCATGGCGGTTTGCACCTCAAGTTGATACTGGAGAATTAGTCGATGTAGCGGTTGCTCAACGTGCTGGGTTAGGGTTTATCGGAAGAAATGGTTTGTTGATCACAGAAGAGTTTGGCTCCTTTGTTTACTTAGGAGAGATCGTAACAAATATTGATTTTGAAGTAGATAAACCAGTTGCATTTGGCTGTGGCGATTGTACGCGGTGTGTAACAGCTTGTCCTACACAAGCACTTTTAGGGAATGGTAGTATGAACGCCAAAAAATGCTTGTCTTATCAAACCCAAACCAAAGAGATGATGCCGGAAGAATATCGAAAAAAAATGCATAATGTTATCTACGGTTGTGATATTTGTCAGCTTGTTTGTCCTTATAATCGCGGGAAGGATTTTCATTTTCATAAAGAAATGGAACCAGAGGTTGATACTGTTTATCCTAAACTAAAGCCGATGCTTAGCATTTCCAATAAAGAATTTAAAGAAACCTTTGGGCATCTTTCAGGATCCTGGCGGGGGAAAAAGCCATTGCAAAGAAATGCCTTGATTGCATTAGCCAATTTAGGTGACCGCAGTGCGTTGCCAGAGATTTACAGATGTGCAACAGAAGACGTGCGTCCTGTAATCAGAGGGACGGCTATCTGGGCAATTGGAAAACTAGGAAATAAAGAAGCGGAAAAATGGCTAGGTGTTTTGAATGAATTATTGGAAGTAGAACCAGAAGAAGAGGTACTTGTGGAAATCAGAAATGCTATTAAACGATTAGAGAGCTAA
- a CDS encoding NAD-dependent protein deacylase codes for MQTIDETKARTLIKQAEQITFLTGAGVSTASGIPDYRSLSGIYHGIERPEYLLSQTCMREEPEKFYSFVQTLYHPNAKPNSIHLKIANIAKIKNTWVISQNIDGLHAKAKTQQLVNFHGNLYDCYCRKCGQAVSAEVYLVSDHHEQCGGQIRPNIVLYEEGLDEQAITVSIEAVAKADLIVIMGTSFQVHPFCDLIHYAKATATVLVINQTPIQLNREAYFLKEDAVKVFENIVTEEL; via the coding sequence ATGCAAACAATCGATGAAACGAAAGCACGCACTTTAATCAAACAGGCGGAACAAATCACCTTTTTAACAGGTGCAGGTGTTTCAACAGCATCTGGCATACCCGATTATCGCTCGCTATCTGGTATTTATCACGGGATCGAACGCCCTGAATACTTATTAAGCCAGACCTGCATGCGTGAGGAGCCAGAAAAATTTTATTCATTTGTGCAAACGTTATATCATCCTAATGCGAAACCGAATAGTATCCACTTGAAAATAGCCAACATAGCAAAAATAAAAAATACATGGGTCATTTCTCAAAATATCGATGGCCTACATGCAAAAGCAAAAACACAGCAATTAGTTAATTTTCATGGGAACTTGTATGATTGTTATTGTAGGAAGTGTGGTCAAGCTGTTTCAGCAGAAGTATATTTAGTTTCTGATCACCATGAGCAATGCGGTGGACAAATTCGGCCGAATATCGTTTTATATGAAGAAGGCTTAGATGAACAAGCGATAACCGTGTCGATTGAAGCTGTAGCAAAGGCTGATTTGATCGTAATCATGGGTACTAGCTTTCAAGTGCATCCATTTTGTGATTTGATTCATTACGCGAAAGCTACGGCAACCGTTTTAGTGATTAATCAAACACCGATTCAGTTAAACAGAGAGGCTTATTTCTTAAAAGAAGATGCAGTGAAGGTCTTTGAAAATATAGTGACAGAGGAGCTTTAA
- a CDS encoding chorismate mutase, with the protein MEKIKSERQKMIDGELYFAADPELATARKFAREQMKLINQEEDAQIRRQLVEETFGTTGTGSHIEPTISFDYGFNIHVGKNFYANFNSIFLDICPITIGDNCMFGPNAQLYSATHPLHPVKRNSGLEYGKPITIGDNVWLGGGVVITPGVTLGDNVVVAAGSVVTKSFPDNCVIGGNPAKIIKEIELDDNKQSPLMSQRDKIDTLDKKIVALLEERMEVVEAIVAIKKMSATQILDTNREQEVLTKIATYVQNEDYQEVIKETYQGIMDASKHFQQKQLD; encoded by the coding sequence ATGGAAAAAATTAAATCAGAACGACAAAAAATGATCGATGGCGAGCTATACTTTGCTGCAGATCCAGAATTAGCGACAGCGCGCAAATTTGCCAGAGAACAAATGAAACTGATCAATCAAGAAGAAGATGCACAAATCAGACGTCAGCTAGTTGAAGAAACCTTTGGTACGACTGGAACAGGTAGTCATATTGAACCGACAATCAGCTTTGACTATGGGTTCAATATTCATGTTGGGAAAAATTTTTATGCCAATTTCAATAGCATTTTCTTAGATATTTGCCCGATTACAATTGGGGACAACTGTATGTTTGGACCTAATGCACAACTATACTCAGCAACGCATCCGCTACATCCAGTTAAAAGAAATAGTGGCTTAGAGTACGGTAAACCAATCACGATTGGTGATAATGTTTGGCTTGGTGGTGGTGTTGTGATTACTCCAGGGGTTACGTTGGGCGATAATGTAGTCGTTGCAGCGGGGTCTGTGGTAACGAAATCATTTCCAGATAATTGTGTGATTGGCGGCAATCCTGCGAAAATCATCAAGGAAATCGAATTAGATGATAACAAACAGTCCCCACTAATGAGCCAACGAGATAAAATCGATACTTTAGACAAAAAAATCGTCGCTTTATTAGAAGAACGCATGGAAGTTGTCGAAGCAATCGTAGCAATCAAAAAGATGTCCGCTACACAAATTTTAGACACAAATAGGGAACAAGAAGTTTTAACTAAAATCGCGACGTACGTCCAAAACGAAGACTATCAAGAAGTCATCAAAGAAACGTATCAAGGAATCATGGATGCATCCAAACACTTTCAACAAAAACAACTAGATTAA
- a CDS encoding transcription repressor NadR — MDGIKRREAILLQLETTEKPISASRFAKEFKVSRQIVVGDVALLRAAGYEIIATARGYLLERAEDQQGIIRKIACQHSPAQTEDELLTIISLGGEVIDVIVEHPIYGELTGGLHIKIKKAITEFVENYEKNSTTLLSELTDGVHLHTIRCKDEVAFQQIKAALELKDILYKG, encoded by the coding sequence ATGGATGGCATAAAAAGACGAGAAGCCATTTTACTACAATTAGAAACAACTGAAAAACCGATCAGTGCCAGTCGTTTTGCCAAAGAATTCAAGGTCAGCCGTCAAATCGTGGTAGGAGATGTTGCACTTTTAAGAGCGGCAGGGTATGAAATTATTGCAACAGCTAGAGGGTACTTACTTGAAAGGGCAGAAGATCAGCAAGGGATTATTCGGAAAATTGCGTGTCAACACTCACCCGCACAAACCGAAGATGAATTGTTGACGATTATCTCATTAGGTGGAGAAGTTATCGATGTTATTGTTGAGCATCCTATTTACGGTGAGTTGACTGGTGGTTTGCATATCAAGATCAAAAAAGCAATAACAGAGTTTGTCGAAAATTATGAAAAAAACAGCACGACTTTATTGTCTGAGCTGACAGACGGTGTTCATCTGCATACGATTCGCTGTAAAGATGAAGTGGCTTTTCAACAAATCAAAGCAGCACTTGAGCTAAAAGATATTTTATATAAAGGATAA
- a CDS encoding aldehyde dehydrogenase family protein: MSRPIDIRNTVEDTYQLYIDGKWTNGSGNQKITSYNPSNGEKLADFVDATHEDVDQAIAAAQASFELWKEVDVATRSKLLLEIADLIDENTEHLALVETLDNGKPLRETMSIDIPATADHFRYFAGVIRAEEGSVKDFDQDTLSIVLKEPIGVVGQIIPWNFPLLMGAWKLAPAIAAGNTVVIHPSSTTSLSLLELFKLLDQVLPKGVVNLITGRGSDSGNYMLEHQGFDKLAFTGSTEVGYTVAKAAADKLIPATLELGGKSANIIFDDANWERALEGVQLGILFNQGQVCCAGSRVFVQEGIYDTFIEALKEKFESIKVGLPWETGVQMGAQINEKQLKDILKYVEVGTKEGAKLVTGGRKITENDLDKGAFLAPTLLAEANNAMCIAQEEIFGPVATVIKFKSEEEVIALANQSDYGLGGAVFSQNINTALRVARKVRTGRMWINTYNQLPAGAPFGGYKKSGIGRETHKSMLDAYTQMKNIYIVTKEEPDGLYN, from the coding sequence GTGAGTAGACCAATCGATATTCGTAACACGGTGGAAGACACATATCAATTGTATATTGACGGAAAATGGACAAATGGTTCAGGGAATCAGAAAATTACCAGTTACAATCCAAGTAATGGAGAAAAATTGGCAGATTTTGTTGATGCGACACATGAAGATGTTGATCAGGCAATTGCGGCGGCACAAGCTTCATTCGAGCTGTGGAAAGAGGTAGATGTTGCGACACGGAGTAAATTATTGTTGGAAATTGCTGACTTGATCGATGAAAATACAGAACATTTGGCTTTAGTTGAAACATTGGATAATGGTAAACCTCTACGTGAAACAATGTCGATCGATATTCCGGCTACTGCGGATCATTTTCGTTACTTCGCAGGAGTGATCAGAGCAGAAGAAGGTTCTGTAAAGGACTTTGATCAAGATACATTATCAATCGTACTCAAAGAACCAATTGGTGTCGTAGGTCAAATCATTCCATGGAATTTCCCACTATTGATGGGTGCTTGGAAGTTAGCACCAGCTATTGCTGCGGGTAATACAGTTGTGATTCATCCATCTTCGACAACCTCTTTAAGTTTACTGGAGCTATTCAAGTTATTGGATCAAGTTTTACCAAAGGGTGTTGTTAATTTAATCACAGGTAGAGGGTCTGATTCTGGAAACTATATGTTGGAACACCAAGGCTTTGATAAATTAGCTTTTACAGGATCGACAGAAGTTGGCTACACAGTTGCCAAAGCAGCAGCAGATAAACTAATACCAGCAACCTTAGAATTAGGCGGAAAATCGGCCAATATTATTTTTGACGATGCGAATTGGGAGCGAGCGTTAGAAGGTGTTCAATTAGGGATTTTATTTAACCAAGGACAGGTTTGTTGTGCTGGTTCTCGTGTTTTTGTTCAAGAGGGGATCTACGATACATTTATAGAAGCTCTGAAAGAAAAATTTGAGAGTATCAAAGTCGGTCTCCCGTGGGAAACGGGTGTACAAATGGGTGCGCAAATCAATGAGAAACAATTAAAGGATATTTTAAAATATGTTGAGGTTGGCACAAAAGAAGGGGCTAAACTAGTTACAGGTGGACGTAAGATCACTGAGAATGACTTAGATAAAGGCGCATTTTTGGCACCTACGTTATTAGCAGAAGCTAACAATGCGATGTGTATTGCACAAGAAGAAATATTTGGTCCAGTAGCAACTGTGATCAAGTTTAAATCAGAAGAAGAAGTGATTGCTTTAGCGAATCAATCTGATTATGGGTTAGGTGGAGCCGTATTCTCACAAAATATCAACACAGCCCTGCGTGTTGCTCGTAAAGTTAGAACGGGGCGGATGTGGATTAATACGTACAATCAATTACCAGCAGGTGCACCGTTTGGTGGTTATAAGAAATCAGGTATTGGACGTGAAACGCATAAATCAATGCTGGATGCCTATACACAAATGAAGAATATTTATATTGTGACCAAAGAGGAGCCAGACGGATTATACAATTAA
- a CDS encoding L-lactate dehydrogenase — protein sequence MTAAVGNKDHQKVILVGDGAVGSSYAFALVTQNIAQEVGIIDIDTKKTEGDAADLSHALAFTSPKKIYAATYDDCHDADLVVLTAGAAQKPGETRIDLVHKNLKINKQIVTAIVDSGFSGIFLVAANPVDILTYSTWKFSGFPKERVIGSGTSLDSARFRQAIAELVDVDARNVHAYILGEHGDTEFPVWSHANVAGLQIYEWVKNNPDVDEEAMVNLFFNVRDAAYSIIEKKGATFYGIAAALARITKAILDDEDSVFPLSVYLDGEYGQNDIYIGAPAVINRQGIKQVIEIPLTDSEKDRMNASANALKEVIKSAFEKFEAENN from the coding sequence ATGACTGCAGCAGTTGGGAACAAAGACCACCAAAAGGTAATTTTAGTTGGAGATGGCGCTGTCGGATCTAGTTATGCTTTTGCCTTAGTCACTCAAAATATTGCTCAAGAAGTTGGTATTATTGATATAGATACAAAGAAAACTGAAGGAGATGCCGCTGACTTATCTCATGCATTAGCTTTTACTTCTCCTAAAAAGATTTATGCCGCAACATATGACGACTGTCACGATGCTGACCTTGTTGTTTTAACAGCAGGTGCCGCTCAAAAACCTGGTGAAACACGGATCGATTTAGTCCATAAAAACTTGAAAATCAACAAACAAATTGTTACAGCAATCGTTGATTCTGGTTTTAGTGGAATTTTCTTAGTCGCTGCTAATCCAGTTGATATTTTAACCTATTCTACATGGAAGTTCTCAGGATTTCCAAAGGAACGCGTTATTGGTTCTGGAACTTCACTTGATTCAGCTCGTTTCCGTCAAGCAATCGCTGAATTAGTAGATGTAGATGCTCGTAACGTACATGCTTATATTTTAGGCGAACACGGCGACACTGAATTTCCAGTTTGGTCACACGCTAACGTTGCCGGCTTACAAATTTACGAATGGGTTAAAAACAATCCAGATGTCGATGAAGAAGCGATGGTCAACTTATTCTTTAACGTAAGAGATGCAGCGTATTCAATCATTGAGAAAAAAGGTGCGACATTCTATGGAATCGCTGCTGCCTTAGCACGTATCACAAAAGCGATTTTAGATGATGAAGATTCTGTTTTCCCACTTTCTGTTTATTTAGATGGTGAGTATGGACAAAATGATATCTACATCGGTGCTCCAGCAGTAATCAACCGCCAAGGGATTAAACAAGTCATTGAAATTCCATTGACAGATTCAGAAAAAGATCGAATGAATGCATCTGCTAATGCATTGAAAGAAGTAATCAAATCTGCTTTTGAAAAATTTGAAGCTGAAAATAATTAA